A genomic stretch from Methylorubrum extorquens includes:
- a CDS encoding protein of unknown function; putative exported protein (Evidence 5 : Unknown function), whose product MVPTGRPRRLVGATALMLALTLSSTAVLAYADLLPQHLDLGFDLDLGLFEDAAPAGLPHVAQKIALGGPLSIVAFGSSSTEGIGASTPAAAYPARLEAGLRRALPHLGSKITVANRGIGGEAVDEMLARLDRDVIAPRPDLVIWQTGSNDALRGVSLDHFREATEAALERIRAAGIDVVLMEPQWCPTLDATPGADRFRDAVRTLGADLGVPVIRRSDLMRDWIGQGRLTRTELFASDGLHMADGGYALLAEAAQDTVLDGAEAAPVALAEAGTD is encoded by the coding sequence ATGGTCCCGACGGGACGTCCGCGGCGGCTTGTCGGCGCGACGGCGCTGATGCTGGCCCTCACCCTCTCCTCGACCGCGGTGCTCGCCTACGCCGACCTGCTGCCGCAACACCTCGATCTCGGCTTCGACCTCGATCTCGGCCTGTTCGAGGATGCGGCCCCGGCCGGCCTTCCCCACGTCGCCCAGAAGATCGCGCTGGGCGGGCCGCTGAGCATCGTCGCCTTCGGCTCCTCCTCGACGGAAGGCATCGGCGCCTCGACGCCGGCCGCCGCCTATCCCGCCCGCCTCGAAGCCGGGCTGCGGCGCGCCCTGCCGCATCTCGGCAGCAAGATCACGGTCGCCAACCGCGGCATCGGCGGCGAGGCGGTGGACGAGATGCTGGCCCGGCTCGACCGGGACGTGATCGCGCCCCGGCCCGATCTCGTGATCTGGCAGACCGGCAGCAACGACGCCCTGCGCGGCGTCTCCCTCGATCACTTCCGCGAGGCGACCGAGGCGGCGCTGGAGCGTATCCGCGCAGCGGGGATCGACGTGGTTCTGATGGAGCCGCAATGGTGCCCGACGCTCGACGCCACGCCCGGCGCCGACCGGTTTCGCGACGCGGTGCGCACCCTCGGCGCCGATCTCGGCGTCCCGGTGATCCGCCGCTCCGACCTGATGCGCGACTGGATCGGGCAGGGGCGGCTGACCCGCACCGAATTGTTCGCCAGCGACGGCCTGCACATGGCGGATGGCGGCTACGCCCTGCTCGCCGAGGCGGCGCAGGACACGGTGCTCGACGGCGCCGAGGCGGCACCGGTCGCGCTCGCCGAGGCGGGGACGGATTGA